A stretch of the Theileria equi strain WA chromosome 1, complete sequence genome encodes the following:
- a CDS encoding hypothetical protein (encoded by transcript BEWA_022550A), which yields MNDEKAFFNDFRATLSDQPWNYLETSDPEKIKKEIKSKNVDLSSSSSNRKQLMSIYTEILQLIKAKQSHIESQKFDSRLDIATHDFKCSCARKFNVADSLPPDSCHESKCSSRGKHIETDSIAESLYSGNGQDSGGSVLSSFRSHSTAKREDDAKTESRLSSIPSCKDVESYVPEIADTPRDELVSELYRKISSVVLSDSQESNPSIEDDPKEHVPSPRSLVESLLCTSTEDSHEEIISNDSLAASIRSDGSESVRSEEASVHAESLTSKEESLVDVVAVEDESISEVENVSDDELDNASVDDIDDNGSMDKVDDDNTSVIDVDSETVEEDEPVVDMTSIRTRSLSVGDSVKESLHGTVSSCESEDVETIKSSIRTESVELSPVESPHVDTPTVESPVIEKSSEMESPHTVSPEGESPIESPMIDKSSETSEIEPPVLDSPEPLDRDSLDSPRIVSSDKESVMSESVDSPDDLTSEESEDESVLESPAIDKPSGGESLISSESESDRELSETPKDEQVTSDVSLDSESVHTLEGTSSASSPIRDQIDANDGDSSFTDTESNISNDNSQLTDSVSFQEDFRIKHMNSRNTDLSSKQSIGTEFSTYSSKSRIIEKMNRITSGNAQERGLQADLVQLLETVPILSSLPRERLFNLSNYFQLKSYFSNSAIILAGEVPKEFFILASGTASSYIYNGSNRPNIFKRSYCSSDYFGEMEVIQNCTSPDYVFAESHVTVQSISADDFRILLGDLFPAFISRASSRFCSLSSEVVVKESLVRAVDVIDGVEIFLESLPIISNLPNLDKVANKLSYDQFTDKEVIGIITKSNRFFMIYRGTISVQTFDDESNRQFELFTLGPGMFISSVLLSEISDVASNSSFVAYEKVILLSLDYKDFKKYLGEKVSELKEYLELFYKSGVQRLATVYSDRRYSLNSMDSLCNSDVMNSEVESLCLSPSKHLNVKHKATLPFSDEDTNILPLYKKVGDGMVMSIRNVMENSAILTIEDVKRSTLQDIERTISPLSNNVQVSLSLNYEGAGVSNSTDQYLTSSIAESCIEYPKPEPVATRAVGHTAEPLTSLISSSSLGNSSISELECASTLPMVSNDPSHSIDCTIESNSNIDMMEELKEGNAVLKINFGTMLDGTLEKGSTFVPELQVEMRKDEPVVLGTISNDSLAASIRSDGSESVRSEEASVHAESLTSKEESLVDVVAVEDESISEVENVSDDELDNASVDDIDDNGSMDKVDDDNTSVIDVDSETVEEDEPVVDMTSIRTRSLSVGDSVKESLHGTVSSCESEDVETIKSSIRTESVELSPVESPHVDTPTVESPVIEKSSEMESPHTVSPEGESPIESPMIDKSSETSEIEPPVLDSPEPLDRDSLDSPRIVSSDKESVMSESVDSPDDLTSEESEDESVLESPAIDKPSGGESLISSESESDRELSETPKDEQVTSDVSLDSESVHTLEGTSSASSPIRDQIDANDGDSSFTDTESNISNDNSQLTDSPLVHCDSEDDLVSSDNAEDLESIIPYDEETLMASKMLLLSTLKNKYKSLGAAFVSMDADRSGVVSRDEFLDFINRLGIGAIEEGELYMLYEMLRGPDEDSLTFSSFYMNSGEKVNTLAEFNIHLIQLFGSSRVAFERYFGSLKRNTTCSRTDFTMLAANVGIVEPEVSILFHELDICRNGYVTVMTILKMVVGDWDRDVAIEHEKKATSSYGKFVNYIQKGDARDFNKEFSKSISMNFFDSNVDGSLITSEMEEFVIYDELKHFDVISCALLSHEPFSSLSLSQRRYVASLLLIREVDANECIMDKGDVHELYIVLEGNLTMHYRAYLYDSTLELNVGEFCNLDSFIQSQPTQSTVTCTTSAIVGVMTAECYKDVVWPIIEMRIKRVPVITQFLRSIESFNLFNDQELDRIACASTIRSFKLHETIIKKGDVPNWFYIIFEGSATIVPDKNLETSKRTSVEKMNHICARDLMENCNHKFALIANSKVVLLAWERTEFFRVFNKTGAIVKNDACKMDFCNKYSNDPKVSKRMSKRVSFVE from the coding sequence atgaatgatgaaaaggcGTTTTTTAATGACTTCCGTGCTACCTTGTCTGATCAACCATGGAACTATCTAGAAACTTCTGACCCAGAAAAGATAAAAAAAGAGataaaatccaaaaatgttgatttatcatcttcctcatcaaaTCGCAAACAGTTGATGAGTATTTATACAGAAATACTTCAGTTGATAAAGGCCAAACAATCACACATTGAGTCCCAAAAATTCGATTCTAGGCTGGACATTGCAACACATGATTTCAAGTGTTCTTGCGCAAGAAAGTTTAACGTTGCAGATTCTCTGCCTCCCGATAGTTGTCATGAATCTAAATGTTCTAGCCGAGGAAAACACATAGAAACAGATTCTATTGCAGAATCGCTCTATTCTGGCAATGGTCAAGATTCTGGTGGATCTGTGCTCTCGAGTTTTAGAAGCCATAGCACTGCTAAAAGGGAAGACGATGCAAAAACCGAATCTAGACTTTCAAGCATACCTAGTTGTAAAGATGTAGAGAGTTATGTTCCAGAGATAGCCGATACACCAAGGGACGAGCTAGTGTCGGAGTTGTATAGGAAAATCTCTTCTGTTGTATTGAGCGATTCACAAGAGTCCAATCCATCTATAGAAGATGACCCAAAAGAGCATGTACCATCTCCAAGAAGCCTTGTGGAAAGTCTCTTGTGTACCAGTACAGAAGACTCTCATGAAGAGATCATTTCCAATGATTCTCTTGCTGCTTCAATTCGGAGTGATGGGTCAGAGTCGGTGAGGAGTGAAGAAGCGTCGGTACATGCTGAATCATTGACAAGTAAAGAGGAGTCTCTGGTTGATGTAGTAGCAGTAGAGGATGAGTCAATCAGTGAAGTAGAGAATGTGTCGGATGATGAATTAGACAACGCATCAGTGGATGATATAGATGATAATGGGTCAATGGATAAAgtagatgatgataatacGTCAGTGATTGATGTGGATAGTGAAACAGTGGAGGAGGATGAGCCAGTCGTTGACATGACTTCCATCCGCACAAGGTCATTGTCTGTGGGTGACTCTGTCAAGGAGAGTTTGCATGGGACAGTTTCTAGTTGCGAAAGTGAGGATGTGGAGACTATAAAATCATCGATACGTACGGAATCTGTTGAATTATCCCCAGTGGAATCTCCGCATGTTGATACTCCAACTGTCGAGAGTCCAGTGATTGAAAAATCCTCAGAGATGGAGTCACCGCATACGGTATCTCCTGAAGGTGAATCACCCATAGAGTCCCCAATGATTGACAAATCTTCAGAGACATCCGAGATTGAACCTCCAGTGCTTGATAGTCCTGAGCCATTGGATAGGGATTCTCTTGATTCACCGCGTATTGTATCTTCTGACAAGGAATCTGTGATGAGTGAATCGGTGGACTCTCCTGATGATTTGACCAGTGAGGAGTCTGAAGATGAATCTGTCCTCGAGTCTCCGGCTATTGACAAGCCCTCGGGTGGAGAATCTTTAATATCCTCCGAGAGTGAGTCTGATCGTGAACTTTCAGAGACTCCCAAGGATGAACAAGTGACCTCTGATGTCTCTCTAGACTCGGAGAGCGTCCATACTTTGGAAGGAACCAGTTCTGCATCATCTCCCATACGAGATCAGATTGATGCCAATGACGGAGATTCAAGCTTCACAGACACTGAAAGCAATATTTCAAACGATAACTCACAACTCACCGATTCTGTATCTTTCCAAGAAGACTTTAGGATAAAACATATGAATAGCAGAAACACTGACTTGAGCAGTAAACAGTCTATAGGTACGGAATTCTCAACCTATAGTTCCAAATCACGAATTATAGAAAAAATGAACAGGATAACATCGGGAAATGCTCAAGAGCGAGGATTACAAGCTGACCTAGTTCAGTTGCTTGAAACAGTACCGATATTATCCAGTCTGCCTCGTGAACGTTTATTCAACTTATCAAACTATTTCCAGTTGAaatcatatttttcaaacaGTGCCATAATTTTGGCCGGGGAAGTTCCCAAGGAATTTTTTATCTTAGCATCAGGTACGGCATCATCGTACATTTATAACGGTTCTAATCGGCCGAATATTTTTAAGCGTAGTTATTGCAGTTCAGACTACTTTGGAGAAATGGAAGTTATCCAAAACTGTACATCACCGGATTATGTTTTTGCGGAATCGCATGTGACGGTTCAGTCGATATCTGCGGATGATTTTAGGATATTACTGGGTGATTTATTTCCAGCATTTATTTCCAGGGCAAGTTCACGGTTTTGTAGTTTATCCAGTGAGGTAGTTGTGAAAGAATCCCTTGTAAGGGCTGTGGATGTCATTGACGGtgttgaaatatttttggaaagtcTTCCAATCATTAGTAATTTGCCCAACCTAGACAAGGTTGCAAACAAGCTTAGTTATGATCAATTCACTGATAAGGAGGTTATTGGTATCATTACTAAATCAAACAGATTCTTTATGATTTATAGAGGAACAATTTCTGTGCAAACTTTTGATGACGAAAGTAATAGGCAATTTGAATTATTTACCCTTGGTCCTGGCATGTTTATCAGCTCAGTTTTGTTATCTGAGATATCTGATGTCGCATCAAATTCTTCGTTTGTAGCATATGAAAAGGTTATTTTACTCTCTCTAGATTATAAggattttaaaaagtacCTTGGGGAAAAGGTGTCAGAACTCAAGGAATATCTGGAATTATTTTATAAATCGGGCGTGCAACGTTTGGCTACTGTATACTCAGATAGACGTTATAGTCTTAATTCAATGGACTCTCTCTGTAATAGTGATGTAATGAACTCTGAGGTTGAATCTCTATGTTTGTCACCATCTAAACATCTCAACGTTAAGCACAAGGCAACATTACCATTTagtgatgaagatactAATATTCTACCGCTCTACAAGAAAGTTGGAGATGGAATGGTGATGTCGATAAGAAATGTTATGGAAAACTCTGCGATCCTAACAATCGAGGACGTTAAGCGTTCTACATTACAGGATATAGAACGCACAATATCACCGCTAAGCAACAATGTACAAGTAAGCTTATCTTTGAACTATGAAGGCGCAGGAGTATCTAATTCCACAGACCAGTATCTTACGTCTTCAATAGCAGAATCATGCATAGAATATCCAAAGCCAGAACCCGTGGCTACTAGAGCAGTGGGACATACAGCTGAACCACTAACCAGCTTGATATCATCCAGTTCCCTGGGTAATAGTAGCATATCTGAGTTGGAATGTGCAAGCACATTGCCGATGGTATCAAATGACCCTTCTCATTCTATAGACTGTACAATTGAATCAAATTCTAACATTGATATGATGGAAGAATTAAAGGAAGGTAATGCAGTATTGAAGATTAATTTTGGAACAATGTTGGATGGGACTCTTGAAAAGGGTTCAACATTTGTGCCAGAGCTACAAGTGGAGATGCGTAAAGACGAACCTGTAGTTTTGGGGACAATTTCCAATGATTCTCTTGCTGCTTCAATTCGGAGTGATGGGTCAGAGTCGGTGAGGAGTGAAGAAGCGTCGGTACATGCTGAATCATTGACAAGTAAAGAGGAGTCTCTGGTTGATGTAGTAGCAGTAGAGGATGAGTCAATCAGTGAAGTAGAGAATGTGTCGGATGATGAATTAGACAACGCATCAGTGGATGATATAGATGATAATGGGTCAATGGATAAAgtagatgatgataatacGTCAGTGATTGATGTGGATAGTGAAACAGTGGAGGAGGATGAGCCAGTCGTTGACATGACTTCCATCCGCACAAGGTCATTGTCTGTGGGTGACTCTGTCAAGGAGAGTTTGCATGGGACAGTTTCTAGTTGCGAAAGTGAGGATGTGGAGACTATAAAATCATCGATACGTACGGAATCTGTTGAATTATCCCCAGTGGAATCTCCGCATGTTGATACTCCAACTGTCGAGAGTCCAGTGATTGAAAAATCCTCAGAGATGGAGTCACCGCATACGGTATCTCCTGAAGGTGAATCACCCATAGAGTCCCCAATGATTGACAAATCTTCAGAGACATCCGAGATTGAACCTCCAGTGCTTGATAGTCCTGAGCCATTGGATAGGGATTCTCTTGATTCACCGCGTATTGTATCTTCTGACAAGGAATCTGTGATGAGTGAATCGGTGGACTCTCCTGATGATTTGACCAGTGAGGAGTCTGAAGATGAATCTGTCCTCGAGTCTCCGGCTATTGACAAGCCCTCGGGTGGAGAATCTTTAATATCCTCCGAGAGTGAGTCTGATCGTGAACTTTCAGAGACTCCCAAGGATGAACAAGTGACCTCTGATGTCTCTCTAGACTCGGAGAGCGTCCATACTTTGGAAGGAACCAGTTCTGCATCATCTCCCATACGAGATCAGATTGATGCCAATGACGGAGATTCAAGCTTCACAGACACTGAAAGCAATATTTCAAACGATAACTCACAACTCACCGATTCACCACTTGTGCACTGTGATAGTGAGGATGATCTAGTGAGTTCAGATAATGCCGAAGATTTAGAAAGCATAATTCCATATGACGAGGAGACGTTGATGGCTTCAAAGATGCTCCTTTTGTCAACATTAAAAAACAAGTACAAATCACTTGGAGCTGCATTTGTATCAATGGATGCGGATCGTAGTGGAGTTGTAAGTAGGGATGAATTCTTGGACTTTATAAATAGACTTGGAATAGGTGCCATTGAAGAAGGTGAACTGTACATGCTGTATGAAATGCTCAGAGGTCCGGATGAAGATTCCTTAACCTTTTCCTCATTCTACATGAATAGTGGTGAAAAGGTAAATACGTTGGCAGAATTTAATATACATCTTATCCAACTATTTGGTAGTAGCAGAGTTGCTTTTGAAAGATATTTTGGTTCCCTAAAACGCAATACTACGTGTAGTCGTACGGATTTTACAATGTTAGCTGCAAACGTTGGTATTGTAGAACCTGAAGTTTCAATTTTATTTCATGAGCTGGATATTTGTAGAAACGGTTATGTAACTGTGATGACCATTCTTAAAATGGTAGTAGGTGATTGGGATAGGGATGTTGCAATTGAACATGAGAAAAAGGCTACATCCAGTTACGGAAAATTTGTGAATTATATACAAAAGGGAGATGCTAGGGACTTTAACAAGGAGTTTTCAAAGTCCATTTCAATGAATTTTTTCGATTCTAATGTAGATGGATCTCTAATTACTTCagaaatggaagaatttgtaatatatgATGAATTGAAGCACTTTGATGTGATATCCTGTGCATTGTTATCGCATGAACCGTTCTCATCACTATCACTTTCTCAGAGACGTTATGTTGCTTCTTTACTTTTAATTAGAGAAGTAGATGCTAATGAATGCATTATGGACAAGGGAGATGTACATGAACTTTACATTGTCCTTGAGGGGAATCTTACAATGCACTATAGAGCATACCTCTATGATAGCACTCTAGAGCTAAATGTGGGAGAGTTCTGTAATTTAGATTCCTTTATACAATCACAACCAACGCAGTCTACAGTCACGTGCACAACCTCTGCAATAGTCGGCGTGATGACCGCCGAATGTTATAAAGATGTTGTGTGGCCCATTATCGAAATGAGGATCAAAAGAGTACCTGTAATTACACAATTCTTGCGAAGCATTGAAAGTTTTAATCTATTCAACGATCAAGAGCTTGACCGCATAGCATGCGCATCGACCATACGGTCATTCAAGCTACATGAAACAATCATCAAAAAGGGCGATGTACCCAATTGGTTTTATATAATATTTGAAGGTTCTGCCACAATTGTGCCAGACAAAAACTTGGAAACTTCAAAAAGAACAAGTGTAGAAAAAATGAATCACATTTGTGCAAGAGATTTAATGGAAAATTGCAACCACAAATTTGCACTCATTGCAAATTCCAAGGTTGTTTTACTCGCCTGGGAACGTACTGAATTCTTTAGGGTGTTTAACAAGACTGGAGCAATTGTCAAGAATGATGCATGCAAAATGGATTTTTGTAACAAATATTCAAATGATCCCAAAGTCAGTAAACGCATGTCAAAACGTGTCTCGTTTGTAGAATAA
- a CDS encoding hypothetical protein (encoded by transcript BEWA_022560A), with translation MSGNGRNYPQIDISQKPKDGSIAIYSGGGDITFTVTKGTINVPEGFTKYIHKPNNPKITLNGKLENKSQIGTAGRSISNVTEVLVYHWNGAPTEPILLRIKHDNKNIPEYYGKHGQNYWFPSLVSGMDEKEALDQQNCYNNNAIPFNIISSQSGDLPQNSKSDCIRRRSISKSTSQSPQNPPGSDYTITEYKLTDTSGQNRETRISRVTYNGKPTDIDPTKHGPASQIRLYSYPGSGNVPLMLEFKLSGSGTSAWFYSTGTSGKNWREAGNGDSFYEKDGIHQPTVQLSEQLDKVLCYYYSNVTLNLTKSHSEELYQNLEKGRKNRYCCNDHKDVEKVSIEKKTVSCIHQSTKYYKHSIEGSDSSLGGIYYNDNRGQRRNIKLHGSPFPISGIQTVYTFYCEDKDPLLIYLCGTSPYRGWYKRGSSNNDPWKWIYTGIKPEYLEKNGLECKDWMKLRIVLDDCGCKGLQECPVETVQLDKGKLRQEIREEAEKAEALRNQEISEDEKQKQQSAVQGSPGDREPNSNSHEQKNNIVTKPTLQYLVPQKSAINQPYLATTKDQGGTDMSGGARGLTGKDGTQEHPEAKAETANGISDDPTKLSALTEPQPGPGGDENTTTLPQDVQAEVKAARLSGHPGPPGKVSDKGELVPPAERGKDGVGVLSGGKMSHSTRRNGDASFLTFSSIVQEFGNILKTAVTLLKTSTQQSDEGSSPVLGAVGGNGPQGPAGKADGVSGDKGDVTPTRTSTSEAKTSNSISPSLKAQDADDVPSSVGTQYNAADQPNIAATNDNKVEDTQPGDVGSRGPSPGTSLPSSVSNGGESPPTGTTQAPSTTATTSAPADSPPKESEAAEALAAESAGFTVLTGLGSTSGTLAGSTATFFGGWNLYKHYLDTCIQ, from the coding sequence atgagtggaAATGGAAGGAACTATCCTCAAATAGACATTTCCCAAAAACCAAAAGATGGGAGTATAGCAATCTATAGCGGTGGAGGTGACATTACCTTTACGGTCACCAAGGGCACTATCAATGTACCAGAAGGTTTTACAAAGTACATCCATAAACCTAATAACCCAAAAATTACACTAAATGGTAAACTAGAGAATAAAAGTCAGATAGGAACAGCAGGAAGATCCATATCCAATGTTACGGAGGTTTTGGTTTACCACTGGAATGGAGCTCCTACTGAGCCGATACTTCTCAGAATTAAGCATGATAACAAGAACATCCCTGAGTACTATGGTAAACATGGTCAAAACTATTGGTTTCCTAGTCTGGTATCTGGTATGGACGAAAAGGAGGCACTTGATCAACAAAACTGTTACAATAATAATGCCATCCCATTCAACATAATAAGTTCTCAATCTGGTGATCTTCCCCAAAACTCCAAATCCGATTGCATAAGGAGGAGAAGTATATCAAAATCTACCTCTCAATCTCCACAAAATCCTCCTGGCAGTGATTATACCATTACAGAGTATAAACTTACCGATACCAGTGGTCAAAATAGGGAGACAAGAATATCGAGAGTTACCTACAACGGTAAGCCCACTGATATTGATCCTACTAAGCACGGTCCAGCTTCTCAAATAAGGCTATACTCATATCCTGGCAGTGGAAATGTACCTCTTATGCTTGAGTTCAAGCTTTCCGGTAGTGGTACATCTGCCTGGTTTTATAGTACAGGTACAAGTGGTAAAAACTGGAGAGAAGCTGGTAATGGAGACAGCTTCTATGAGAAAGATGGTATTCATCAGCCTACTGTACAACTTTCCGAGCAACTTGACAAGGTACTATGCTATTACTATAGTAATGTGACCCTAAATCTGACTAAAAGTCATTCTGAGGAACTTTATCAAAATCTTGAAAAGGGTAGAAAAAATAGATATTGTTGTAACGATCATAAAGATGTGGAGAAGGTCTCCATTGAGAAAAAGACAGTTTCTTGCATACATCAAAGCACCAAGTACTACAAACACTCCATTGAAGGCAGTGATTCGAGTCTGGGTGGTATCTactataatgataataGAGGTCAAAGgaggaatataaaattacaCGGATCACCATTTCCAATATCAGGTATACAAACTGTATACACGTTTTACTGTGAAGACAAGGACCCATTATTGATATATCTCTGTGGAACATCTCCATATAGAGGTTGGTATAAGAGAGGAAGTTCCAACAATGATCCTTGGAAATGGATATACACTGGTATAAAACCAGAGTATTTAGAGAAAAATGGACTTGAATGTAAAGACTGGATGAAACTAAGGATAGTATTGGATGATTGCGGTTGTAAAGGATTACAAGAATGTCCTGTGGAAACAGTTCAACTTGATAAAGGAAAACTAAGGCAAGAAATCCGAGAGGAAGCTGAAAAAGCGGAAGCACTACGAAATCAGGAAATatctgaggatgaaaaacaaaagcAACAATCTGCTGTACAAGGAAGTCCTGGCGATAGAGAACCAAACTCTAACTCTCATGAACAAAAGAATAATATTGTAACAAAACCTACTCTCCAATATCTTGTACCTCAAAAATCTGCTATTAATCAACCTTACCTAGCTACTACTAAGGATCAGGGTGGGACTGATATGTCCGGAGGTGCTAGAGGACTTACCGGTAAAGATGGTACTCAAGAACACCCTGAAGCTAAAGCTGAAACAGCTAATGGAATATCTGATGATCCTACTAAACTTTCTGCTCTAACTGAACCTCAACCTGGTCCTGGAGGAGATGAAAATACTActactcttcctcaagATGTTCAAGCTGAAGTTAAAGCTGCTAGACTTTCTGGACATCCTGGTCCACCTGGTAAAGTTAGTGATAAAGGTGAACTTGTTCCTCCTGCTGAAAGGGGTAAAGATGGAGTTGGAGTACTCTCTGGTGGAAAAATGTCTCATAGTACTagaagaaatggagatgCTAGTTTTCTAACATTTAGTTCTATAGTTCAAGAGTTTGGAAATATTCTTAAAACAGCTGTTACTCTACTTAAAACCTCTACTCAACAATCTGATGAAGGCTCATCTCCGGTACTAGGTGCTGTTGGAGGTAATGGACCTCAAGGACCTGCTGGTAAAGCTGATGGAGTCTCCGGTGATAAAGGAGATGTTACTCCTACTCGAACTTCTACTTCTGAAGCTAAAACTTCTAACTCTATCTCTCCATCTCTTAAAGCACAAGATGCCGATGATGTTCCATCTTCTGTAGGTACTCAATATAATGCCGCTGACCAACCTAACATAGCTGCTACCAATGATAATAAAGTTGAAGACACTCAGCCTGGTGATGTTGGTAGTAGAGGACCAAGCCCTGGTACTAGTCTACCTAGTAGTGTATCTAATGGTGGAGAATCTCCTCCTACTGGTACTACTCAAGCTCCTTCTACTACTGCTACTACTTCTGCTCCTGCCGATTCTCctcctaaagaatctgaagCTGCTGAAGCTCTTGCTGCTGAATCCGCTGGTTTTACTGTTCTCACCGGATTAGGCtctacctctggtactcttgccggaAGTACTGCAacattctttggaggatggaacCTTTATAAACACTACCTAGACACATGTATTCAATAG